DNA from Candidatus Izemoplasma sp.:
GGTGTTACCCATAGTAAGTTTATTCGCGATAGTAATTATATCAAACAAATCTTAGATAATCAAGTTATTTTATTTTTTATTTTTTCTTCTTTTTCCTTAATTACAAAGAACCCTACTTGTGGTATACTGTGAGTGTCATACAAAGGAGTGATTCTATGCGTGAAGTAGACGCATCCCAAATTACTGATATTATTCGAAAAAGTGTTATCGAAATCAATTATCATCTTGATCATTCGCTTTTGCAGTTAATTCAAAAAGCAAAAAGTAAAGAAAGTAACCAAGTTGCTTCTTCTATTTTAGATGATATTATTGAAAATGCCAAAATTGCTGATACAAATCAAGCACCACTGTGTCAAGATACAGGTGTAGTCGTTGTCTTTTTAGAGATTGGTCAAGATGTTCATATCAAGGGTAATCTAAATAATGCCATTAATCAAGGTGTTCGCGAAGGATATGAGAAAGGGTACTTACGTAAGAGTATGGTGAATCATCCTTTTAACCGGAAAAACACAGGAGATAATACCCCAGCCATTATCCATACGAAGCTTGTTGATGGTGATAAAATCACCTTAAAAATGGCTGCTAAAGGTGGCGGAAGTGAAAATATGAGTATTGTTAAGATGCTTACACCTGCTGAAGGCTTAGAAGGTATTAAGCAATTAGTTCTAGATACAGTATTTAATGCTGGCGGTAAGCCATGTCCTCCAATCATTGTGGGCCTTGGTATTGGAGGTAATTTTGAAAAAAGCGCGCTTTTAGCTAAAGAAGCATTGTTACGTGATTTGGATGATCATAACCCTGATCCTATACTACATCAACTTGAGCAAGAGCTTTTAGAAGAAATCAATGCCTTAGGTGTTGGCCCTATGGGAGTTGGTGGAGAAACAACCTGTTTAGCTGTAAAAGCTAACTATCATCCTATGCATATTGCGTCATTACCTGTGGCAATCAATATACAATGTCACTCATCTCGCCACAAAGAGGTGATCATATGATTCATTTAACGCCCCCGATAACAGATGATGATATTAAACAACTACATGTTGGTGATAAAGTACTGATTAGCGGGACTATCTATACTGCGAGAGATCAAGCTCATCTTCGATTATTAAAAGAAAAGAATCCTCAATTTAACTTAGAAGGTGCCGTCATCTTTTATGTAGGACCAACTCCAAATAAGCCCAATCAAGCAGTCGGTGCAAGTGGTCCAACATCGAGTTATCGCATGGATGCTATGGCGCCTGAGTTGATGGCTAGAGGCGTTAAACTAATGATTGGTAAAGGTGATCGCTCTGAAGACTTTCGTCATGCAATGATTGAACATAACGCGTCATACTTAATTGCAACTGGCGGTGCAGGAGCTTTATTATCTAGCCGCATTAAAAACAGTAAAATTATTATGTATGAAGACTTAGGTCCAGAAGCAATCCGTGAATTAACTGTAGAATCATTTCCATGCTTTGTAGCCTATGATGTACACGGTAAAAACATATTTAAAGGAGATGCCAATGCGTAATCCTAAAATAGACAGTTTAGCATTACATCAAAAACATCCTGGTAAAATAGCCATGCATGCAACAGTTGATGTTGATTCCCAAGAAGATTTATCTTTGGTATATTCTCCTCATGTCGCAGAAGCATCAAAAGCCATTTCTGTGAATAAAGCTGA
Protein-coding regions in this window:
- a CDS encoding fumarate hydratase, whose protein sequence is MREVDASQITDIIRKSVIEINYHLDHSLLQLIQKAKSKESNQVASSILDDIIENAKIADTNQAPLCQDTGVVVVFLEIGQDVHIKGNLNNAINQGVREGYEKGYLRKSMVNHPFNRKNTGDNTPAIIHTKLVDGDKITLKMAAKGGGSENMSIVKMLTPAEGLEGIKQLVLDTVFNAGGKPCPPIIVGLGIGGNFEKSALLAKEALLRDLDDHNPDPILHQLEQELLEEINALGVGPMGVGGETTCLAVKANYHPMHIASLPVAINIQCHSSRHKEVII
- a CDS encoding FumA C-terminus/TtdB family hydratase beta subunit, which produces MIHLTPPITDDDIKQLHVGDKVLISGTIYTARDQAHLRLLKEKNPQFNLEGAVIFYVGPTPNKPNQAVGASGPTSSYRMDAMAPELMARGVKLMIGKGDRSEDFRHAMIEHNASYLIATGGAGALLSSRIKNSKIIMYEDLGPEAIRELTVESFPCFVAYDVHGKNIFKGDANA